From Neosynechococcus sphagnicola sy1, one genomic window encodes:
- a CDS encoding ATP-binding protein produces MGIAHADGSSLDELVGYEAQQQALLKNTEFLLAGYPALHVLLYGSRGSGKSSLIKGLLNHYRDRPLRLIEVAKSDLQDLSAIANRVRDLPQKFILFVDDLSFEADEAAYKALKVVLEGSLTARPQNLVVYATSNRRHLIREFLGDRPRPQEGEEVHAWDTVQEKLSLSDRFGLTLTFIPADQTTYLRMVQHLAAQAEIPLSSPELTDRALQWATRHNGRSGRTARQFIDFLRADLAIYGNSLGQSQAL; encoded by the coding sequence GTGGGCATTGCCCATGCCGATGGGAGTTCTCTGGACGAACTGGTTGGCTATGAAGCGCAGCAGCAGGCACTGCTGAAGAATACCGAATTTTTGCTAGCAGGTTATCCGGCCTTGCACGTTCTCCTCTATGGCAGTCGGGGATCTGGAAAATCATCCCTGATTAAGGGACTGCTGAATCATTACCGCGATCGCCCCCTACGGTTGATTGAAGTGGCGAAGTCTGATCTTCAAGACCTGAGTGCCATCGCCAATCGGGTACGGGATCTACCCCAGAAGTTTATTTTATTTGTGGATGACCTCTCCTTTGAAGCCGATGAAGCGGCCTATAAAGCTCTTAAAGTTGTCCTGGAGGGGAGTCTGACGGCACGGCCCCAGAATCTGGTGGTCTATGCCACCTCTAACCGCCGCCACTTGATTCGAGAGTTTTTGGGCGATCGCCCCCGACCCCAAGAAGGCGAAGAAGTCCATGCTTGGGATACGGTACAGGAGAAGCTCTCCCTGAGCGATCGCTTTGGCCTCACCCTGACCTTTATCCCGGCGGATCAGACCACCTACCTGAGGATGGTGCAGCACTTGGCAGCCCAAGCCGAGATTCCTCTGAGTTCCCCAGAACTGACCGATCGCGCCCTGCAATGGGCAACCCGGCACAATGGCCGCTCAGGGCGGACGGCACGGCAATTTATTGACTTTCTGCGGGCAGATCTAGCAATTTATGGAAATTCTCTCGGTCAGTCTCAGGCACTTTAA
- a CDS encoding AAA family ATPase, which produces MEILSVSLRHFKSHRDRQFEFQPGTNAICGENGAGKTSILEAIAWVLFNYTGAYRKEDLIYNGAKSAQVTVRLIASDDRTYEVSRCTRAGYTIYDPQVQAKLEYARIDDEVMPWLRQQLGVAPGTDLAKLFANTIGIPQGTLTADFLKAAEERRRIF; this is translated from the coding sequence ATGGAAATTCTCTCGGTCAGTCTCAGGCACTTTAAGTCCCACCGCGATCGCCAGTTTGAATTTCAACCCGGCACCAATGCCATTTGTGGCGAAAATGGTGCTGGAAAAACCAGCATTCTGGAGGCGATCGCCTGGGTGTTGTTTAACTACACGGGGGCGTATCGCAAGGAAGACCTGATCTACAACGGGGCTAAAAGTGCTCAGGTGACCGTGCGGCTGATTGCCAGTGATGACCGCACCTATGAAGTCAGCCGTTGTACCCGTGCGGGTTATACCATTTATGATCCCCAGGTACAGGCAAAGCTGGAGTATGCCCGAATTGATGACGAGGTGATGCCCTGGCTACGACAGCAGTTAGGGGTGGCTCCCGGCACCGATCTGGCGAAACTGTTTGCCAACACCATTGGCATTCCCCAAGGCACCTTGACCGCTGATTTTCTCAAGGCGGCGGAAGAACGCCGCCGGATTTTTTGA
- a CDS encoding phasin family protein, protein MDNNNLLKQLLMIGIGTTSLVADKLRAVSDEWVREGKLNPEQAKAFVDDLMQQLKTESGNLEFQVQRQLRDVLQELGVPRQAEMDELRGRIDRLERQVRDLENKLWR, encoded by the coding sequence ATGGATAATAATAATCTACTCAAGCAGCTACTCATGATTGGCATTGGCACCACCTCCCTCGTTGCCGATAAATTGCGGGCAGTTAGCGACGAGTGGGTTCGGGAAGGAAAACTCAACCCTGAGCAGGCTAAAGCTTTTGTCGATGATTTGATGCAGCAACTCAAGACTGAATCTGGGAATTTGGAATTCCAAGTCCAACGGCAATTACGGGATGTCTTGCAAGAATTAGGGGTACCCCGACAGGCAGAAATGGATGAGCTGCGGGGCCGGATTGACCGTCTAGAGCGCCAGGTTCGGGATCTGGAAAATAAGTTGTGGCGTTAA
- a CDS encoding dihydrofolate reductase, with translation MTLPPPHPSPEVIIIAALAVGNRVIGSQGKVPWCLPEDSQRFQQLTLGHTVIMGRHTWELDLERCPLPQRRNIVVSTSLTPETLSPSCTSVGTELQLAASLDEALQLAKDADKIFIVGGAALYTAALPVADTLDLTLVEGTHRGDTFFPDYEALLGKEFTLVNQVSCSGYRFETYRRHWPPNGLPSS, from the coding sequence ATGACTCTCCCCCCACCCCATCCATCTCCCGAAGTGATCATCATTGCCGCCCTGGCTGTGGGTAACCGGGTCATCGGCAGCCAGGGTAAAGTCCCCTGGTGTCTACCCGAGGACTCCCAGAGATTTCAACAACTCACCCTCGGGCACACCGTGATTATGGGACGCCACACCTGGGAATTGGATCTTGAAAGGTGTCCCCTGCCCCAGCGTCGTAATATTGTGGTCTCCACCTCCTTAACGCCAGAAACCTTGTCCCCGTCCTGTACATCGGTGGGGACGGAGCTACAGTTGGCTGCTTCCCTAGATGAGGCGTTACAACTGGCAAAGGATGCAGACAAGATCTTCATTGTTGGAGGCGCAGCCCTCTACACCGCAGCGCTACCGGTTGCCGATACCCTAGATCTAACCTTGGTAGAAGGAACCCACCGTGGGGATACCTTTTTCCCCGACTATGAAGCGTTGTTGGGCAAAGAATTTACCTTGGTCAACCAAGTAAGTTGCTCGGGCTACCGCTTTGAGACCTATCGCCGCCACTGGCCCCCCAATGGGTTGCCATCCAGTTAA
- a CDS encoding alpha/beta fold hydrolase: MWRGWQTRYTYIRSPQPSASAPPIILVHGFGASLGHWRHNLPVLGQHHLVYALDLLGFGGSEKVQTAYQVALWGEQVYDFWQTFIRQPVVLVGNSLGSLVCLEVAATHPEIVAGVAMLNLPDASVLTSTWPQWCQRAIAPVNYVLRPVLHLLGSLLTLPPIFNPFFGWIRQPAIIGFWAKQAYTNPEAVTDELVEILSAPAYDRGAARALAAMTQSRSSDPAAAATVRLPRLQMPLLLIWGQQDRLVPSTLAPLFCRYNAQLQLVELATVGHCPHDESPEQVNQLLLNWMATHWGASGGDRSQSGSPSNLLG, from the coding sequence ATTTGGCGAGGTTGGCAAACTCGTTACACCTACATCCGTTCGCCGCAACCGAGTGCATCTGCCCCGCCTATCATCCTGGTGCATGGTTTTGGAGCTTCCCTGGGACACTGGCGGCATAACCTGCCGGTTTTGGGGCAGCATCATCTAGTTTATGCCTTAGATCTTCTAGGTTTTGGCGGATCTGAGAAGGTTCAGACTGCGTACCAGGTCGCACTCTGGGGGGAGCAAGTTTATGACTTTTGGCAGACGTTTATTCGCCAACCCGTGGTTCTGGTGGGTAACTCTCTAGGCTCCCTCGTCTGTTTAGAGGTGGCCGCTACCCATCCGGAAATAGTTGCTGGGGTGGCCATGCTGAATCTCCCCGATGCATCGGTGCTGACATCAACGTGGCCCCAGTGGTGTCAACGGGCGATCGCCCCGGTGAATTATGTCCTGCGCCCTGTTCTCCATCTTTTGGGTAGCTTGCTGACCCTACCCCCCATTTTCAACCCCTTCTTTGGCTGGATTCGCCAACCTGCGATCATCGGCTTTTGGGCCAAACAAGCCTACACCAACCCCGAAGCTGTCACGGATGAACTGGTTGAGATTCTCTCGGCTCCTGCCTATGATCGGGGAGCTGCCCGTGCTCTAGCAGCCATGACCCAATCTCGTTCCTCAGATCCAGCGGCGGCGGCTACGGTGCGCTTACCTCGGTTACAGATGCCCTTATTGCTGATTTGGGGACAGCAGGATCGACTGGTACCCTCCACCCTGGCACCCCTCTTTTGCCGTTATAACGCCCAACTTCAACTCGTGGAACTGGCAACGGTCGGACACTGTCCCCACGATGAATCTCCAGAACAGGTGAATCAGTTACTACTTAACTGGATGGCAACCCATTGGGGGGCCAGTGGCGGCGATAGGTCTCAAAGCGGTAGCCCGAGCAACTTACTTGGTTGA
- a CDS encoding DnaJ C-terminal domain-containing protein, whose protein sequence is MAATDFKDYYAILGVGKTAHMDEIKQAYRRLARKYHPDMNPGDQEAETQFKTVNEAYEVLSDPEKRQKYDQFGRYWKQADQGGTPWSSQPGAGVDFENLEFGQYANFDEFINQLLGRFGSPGPSPGQRSHAYRTPQPTGSGFGGFSGYEDRMGISVLDREASLALSLAEAFHGVQKRLDLGNESIEVRIPPGAKPGSRIRVRGKGASDPYTHQRGDLYLMVQIQPHAFFQFEADTLVCEVPITPDEAVLGAQVEIPTPDGIVKMQVPAGIRSGQSLRLRGKGWPRPKDGRGDQLVRIVILAPKELSSVERVAYETIQANRTFHPRTHLKQIHL, encoded by the coding sequence ATGGCTGCAACTGACTTCAAGGATTACTATGCCATTTTGGGTGTCGGTAAGACCGCCCATATGGATGAAATCAAACAAGCGTATCGGCGGCTGGCACGCAAGTATCATCCTGATATGAATCCGGGAGATCAGGAAGCTGAGACCCAATTTAAAACAGTTAATGAAGCCTACGAAGTCCTTTCCGATCCAGAAAAGCGACAAAAGTACGATCAATTTGGGCGCTACTGGAAGCAAGCGGATCAGGGGGGAACCCCTTGGTCGTCCCAGCCAGGAGCGGGGGTGGATTTTGAGAATCTGGAGTTTGGTCAGTATGCCAACTTCGACGAGTTCATCAATCAGTTATTAGGGCGCTTTGGAAGTCCCGGCCCCAGCCCTGGTCAACGGAGTCACGCCTACCGCACTCCGCAGCCTACGGGTTCAGGGTTTGGGGGCTTCTCTGGGTATGAAGATCGCATGGGCATCTCGGTGCTGGATCGGGAAGCCTCCCTGGCCCTTAGCCTCGCGGAAGCCTTTCATGGGGTGCAAAAGCGCCTAGATTTGGGTAATGAGAGTATTGAAGTTCGCATTCCCCCCGGAGCCAAACCGGGAAGTCGAATTCGAGTGCGTGGCAAGGGCGCATCAGATCCATACACTCATCAACGCGGAGATTTATACCTGATGGTGCAGATTCAGCCCCATGCCTTTTTCCAATTTGAGGCTGACACCCTGGTTTGTGAAGTCCCCATTACCCCTGACGAAGCCGTCTTGGGCGCGCAAGTGGAGATCCCAACGCCAGATGGCATAGTGAAAATGCAGGTTCCAGCCGGAATTCGTTCGGGTCAATCTCTGCGGTTACGCGGGAAGGGCTGGCCGCGTCCCAAAGATGGACGGGGAGATCAACTGGTACGGATTGTGATTCTGGCTCCCAAGGAATTAAGTTCTGTTGAACGAGTAGCCTACGAAACCATCCAGGCGAATCGCACCTTTCACCCTCGGACTCATCTGAAACAGATCCACCTTTGA
- a CDS encoding Hsp20/alpha crystallin family protein — protein sequence MALIRWQPFREVETLQREMNRLFDTLAPGTDGITFAPSAEIEDTPEALHLSLEVPGMETKDLDIQVSADTVSVSGERKSESRTEENGLFRTEFRYGRFQRVIPLPARVQNTAVEAEYKDGILRLTLPKAEEDRNKVVKVAVS from the coding sequence ATGGCACTGATTCGTTGGCAACCCTTCCGTGAAGTCGAAACCCTGCAACGGGAGATGAATCGTCTATTTGACACCCTCGCCCCTGGTACGGATGGCATTACCTTTGCCCCCTCCGCTGAGATTGAAGATACGCCAGAAGCACTTCATCTGAGCTTAGAGGTACCGGGGATGGAAACCAAAGATCTAGACATCCAAGTCAGCGCTGACACGGTTTCTGTCAGTGGCGAACGCAAGTCTGAAAGCCGGACCGAAGAAAACGGACTCTTCCGCACGGAGTTCCGGTACGGTCGCTTCCAACGGGTAATTCCACTGCCAGCACGGGTGCAAAATACTGCTGTTGAAGCTGAATACAAGGATGGCATCCTGCGACTGACCCTGCCGAAAGCAGAGGAAGATCGAAACAAAGTGGTGAAAGTAGCGGTGTCTTAG
- a CDS encoding YdeI/OmpD-associated family protein encodes MPKFDDQIETVYASDRNLWREWLAEHHLISPGIWLIYYKVKSGKPSVQYSEAVMEALCFGWIDSKVKTLDQERYQQIFTPRKPKSVWSKLNKQYIEQLIEQGLMTEAGIEKINTAKQDGSWTALDAIEALIMPTDLTQALETDGTAKKNFEAFNNSTKKHILFWIDSAKRPETRFKRIDQTVKSAAQNKNPLERRATLNSLP; translated from the coding sequence ATGCCGAAATTTGATGACCAGATAGAAACTGTTTATGCCAGCGATCGCAACCTATGGCGAGAATGGTTGGCAGAGCATCATCTGATCTCCCCTGGCATCTGGTTAATTTATTACAAAGTCAAAAGTGGTAAACCCAGTGTTCAATACAGTGAAGCAGTTATGGAAGCCTTATGCTTTGGCTGGATTGACAGTAAGGTTAAAACATTGGATCAAGAACGATATCAGCAAATCTTTACACCTAGAAAACCTAAAAGTGTATGGTCAAAGTTAAATAAACAATATATAGAACAACTGATTGAGCAAGGTTTAATGACTGAAGCAGGCATTGAAAAAATTAACACCGCTAAACAAGATGGTTCCTGGACTGCGTTAGATGCGATTGAAGCATTAATCATGCCAACAGATTTAACGCAAGCTCTCGAAACAGATGGAACAGCTAAAAAGAATTTTGAGGCATTCAATAATTCAACCAAGAAACATATTCTTTTTTGGATTGATAGTGCCAAACGTCCAGAGACAAGGTTTAAAAGAATTGACCAAACTGTAAAATCAGCAGCTCAAAACAAAAATCCTCTGGAGCGTCGGGCTACTCTAAATTCCCTGCCTTGA
- a CDS encoding amylo-alpha-1,6-glucosidase: MVSFGREICGELGIAETREWLVTNGIGGFASGTIAGLLTRRYHGLLMAALTPPLGRTLLLSQLDETAQYGEQCYPLSTNRWAGGGISPDGYRQIERFFLEGTIPVWHLACADALLEKRIWMQQGANTTYIHYQLRRGTQPLHLTLKAMVNYRDYHGSTHGDTWHMAVNPVPQGQQIIAFPGAAPLYLLSAEAEVTPAHTWYRNYDRVMERQRGLDAQEDHLHAATFQVTLHPGDVVTVVASTQSQPSLDGSAMLKAQQAYEQGLLNRWHQTLGGITASEWVNQLVLAADQFIVSRPQPDRSEGQSVIAGYHWFGDWGRDTMISLTGLTLTTGRPVVARSILRTFAQYVDQGMLPNRFPDAGEVPEYNTVDATLWYFEAIRAYHQATHDQQLLQELFPVLAEIVDWHCQGTRYHIQLDPTDGLLYAGEPGVQLTWMDAKVGEWVVTPRMGKPIEINALWYNALRTMEAFAQELGLPGDRYQQLGDRALTGFGRFWNPTTQYCYDVLDGSTGHDPALRPNQILAVALESPLTVNQQRQVVDVCGQTLLTSHGLRSLAANEPQYQGVYQGNSQQRDAAYHQGTVWGWLLGPFVQAHLKVYADPFLARTFLEPMANQLWSHGIGSLSEIFDGDVPLRPRGCIAQAWTVAEVLRAWRLTASQLTPKG; this comes from the coding sequence TTGGTCAGTTTTGGGCGAGAGATTTGTGGTGAACTGGGTATTGCCGAAACCCGAGAGTGGCTGGTTACCAATGGCATTGGGGGCTTCGCGTCTGGAACCATTGCTGGTTTGCTCACCCGTCGCTATCACGGGTTATTAATGGCAGCCCTCACCCCTCCCTTGGGGCGGACGCTGCTACTCTCCCAACTCGATGAAACCGCCCAGTATGGGGAGCAGTGCTATCCCCTATCAACCAATCGCTGGGCAGGTGGGGGTATCAGTCCCGACGGTTATCGCCAGATCGAGCGCTTCTTCCTCGAAGGCACGATTCCTGTGTGGCACCTTGCCTGTGCCGATGCCCTGCTAGAAAAACGCATCTGGATGCAGCAGGGTGCAAACACCACCTATATTCACTACCAACTTCGCCGTGGGACTCAGCCGCTTCATCTCACCCTCAAGGCGATGGTGAACTACCGTGACTACCACGGCAGTACCCATGGAGACACCTGGCACATGGCGGTGAATCCAGTGCCTCAAGGGCAGCAGATCATCGCATTTCCAGGGGCGGCTCCCCTGTACCTGCTGAGTGCTGAGGCTGAGGTGACCCCTGCCCATACCTGGTATCGCAACTATGATCGGGTCATGGAGAGGCAGCGGGGGCTAGATGCCCAGGAAGATCACCTGCATGCCGCGACCTTTCAAGTGACCCTCCATCCCGGTGATGTGGTCACGGTGGTTGCCAGCACCCAGTCCCAACCTTCCTTGGACGGGTCAGCGATGCTGAAAGCGCAGCAAGCTTATGAACAAGGGTTGCTGAACCGCTGGCACCAAACTTTGGGCGGAATCACAGCCTCTGAGTGGGTGAATCAGTTGGTGCTGGCTGCGGATCAATTTATTGTCAGCCGTCCCCAGCCCGATCGCTCGGAGGGTCAATCTGTGATTGCAGGATATCACTGGTTTGGAGATTGGGGGAGGGATACGATGATTAGCCTGACCGGTTTAACCCTGACCACCGGACGTCCGGTGGTAGCCCGCTCCATTCTGCGTACCTTTGCCCAATATGTCGATCAAGGGATGTTGCCAAATCGCTTCCCTGATGCTGGGGAGGTTCCGGAGTACAACACGGTGGATGCTACCCTCTGGTACTTTGAAGCGATTCGAGCCTATCACCAGGCCACTCACGATCAGCAACTGCTCCAGGAGCTATTCCCGGTGTTAGCTGAGATCGTGGATTGGCATTGTCAGGGCACTCGCTATCATATCCAGCTTGATCCTACAGATGGGTTGCTCTACGCCGGAGAGCCTGGGGTGCAGTTAACCTGGATGGATGCCAAGGTGGGGGAGTGGGTGGTGACACCCCGGATGGGTAAACCCATCGAAATTAATGCCCTCTGGTACAACGCTCTGCGCACCATGGAGGCTTTTGCTCAGGAACTCGGTCTACCTGGCGATCGCTATCAGCAGTTGGGCGATCGCGCTCTGACTGGTTTTGGCCGCTTCTGGAATCCCACTACCCAGTACTGTTATGATGTCTTGGATGGTTCCACGGGACATGATCCGGCTCTGCGCCCCAATCAAATTTTGGCCGTCGCCCTGGAAAGTCCCCTGACGGTTAACCAACAACGCCAAGTGGTGGACGTGTGTGGACAAACCTTACTCACCTCCCACGGATTGCGATCGCTGGCTGCTAACGAACCCCAATATCAAGGCGTTTACCAAGGCAATTCCCAGCAAAGGGATGCTGCATACCACCAGGGAACCGTTTGGGGATGGTTACTCGGTCCCTTTGTCCAAGCCCACCTCAAGGTCTATGCAGATCCGTTCCTAGCTCGTACCTTCCTGGAACCGATGGCAAATCAGCTCTGGAGCCATGGTATCGGCAGCCTCAGCGAGATTTTTGATGGCGATGTTCCCCTGCGGCCTCGGGGCTGTATTGCCCAAGCCTGGACGGTCGCGGAAGTTCTTAGAGCTTGGCGACTGACGGCATCACAACTAACCCCAAAGGGATAG
- a CDS encoding phenylacetate--CoA ligase family protein, which produces MLSQQQRSLTALEQFLNTPLTAQLQVCQQQDPEQAVLQLYQRVAAEVPAYHDFLRQQGVQPATIQTWADFQQLPLITKQNYLQRYSLAELCYHGQLSSCDFIAVSSGSTGQPTFWPRFVADELQIAPRFEQIFHDSFQADTRRTLAVVCFTLGTWVGGMFTTNCCRYLASKGYPLTVITPGSNKTEILRVVQALAPAFEQVVLLGYPPFLKDVIDTGLAQGVPWSQYAVKLVFAGEVFSEEWRTLVGDRLGSLQPCNDSASLYGTADAGVLGNETPLSICIRRFLARRPDLAHTLFGEARLPTLVQYDPLSRFFEVQDGSLLFSGDNGIPLVRYHIADHGGVIAFETMLQQLSQWGFDPRTVLQGDRGIHPLPFVYVFGRSHFAISYFGANLYPENVTVGLEQPPIQDWVTGKFVMQIRADQDHNPWLSVVVELAPGVTASPEKQQAIAVSICSQLQRLNSEFANYVPVPYQMPQITLTALGDPEYFPAGVKHRYTRA; this is translated from the coding sequence ATGCTGAGTCAGCAGCAGCGATCGCTCACGGCTCTGGAACAGTTCCTCAACACTCCGTTGACGGCACAACTCCAGGTTTGCCAACAACAGGATCCAGAGCAGGCTGTCCTCCAGCTCTACCAACGAGTGGCAGCAGAGGTTCCAGCCTACCATGATTTTTTGCGGCAGCAGGGGGTGCAGCCTGCGACGATTCAAACCTGGGCTGACTTCCAACAATTGCCACTGATTACCAAGCAAAACTATCTCCAGCGCTATTCCCTAGCTGAGCTTTGCTATCATGGTCAGCTCTCTAGCTGTGATTTCATTGCCGTCTCCTCTGGCTCCACGGGACAACCGACCTTTTGGCCCCGCTTTGTCGCCGATGAGTTGCAGATTGCCCCTCGCTTTGAGCAAATTTTCCACGATAGCTTTCAAGCAGATACCCGACGCACCTTGGCGGTGGTGTGTTTTACCTTGGGAACCTGGGTGGGGGGCATGTTTACGACCAATTGCTGTCGCTACCTCGCTAGTAAAGGATATCCCCTGACAGTGATTACTCCTGGTAGCAACAAAACAGAAATCCTGCGAGTGGTGCAGGCTCTGGCTCCCGCCTTTGAGCAGGTGGTGCTATTGGGCTATCCACCGTTTCTCAAGGACGTAATTGATACGGGACTGGCCCAGGGAGTGCCTTGGTCGCAGTACGCAGTGAAGTTGGTGTTTGCCGGGGAAGTCTTTAGTGAAGAGTGGCGCACTTTAGTGGGCGATCGCCTGGGTTCCCTGCAGCCCTGTAATGACAGTGCCTCCCTCTATGGCACCGCGGATGCCGGGGTGTTAGGCAACGAAACCCCCCTGAGTATCTGTATCCGGCGCTTTTTAGCCCGCCGTCCTGATCTAGCTCACACTCTGTTTGGGGAGGCTCGCTTGCCCACCCTGGTGCAGTATGACCCCCTCAGCCGCTTCTTTGAGGTCCAGGACGGCAGCCTGTTGTTTTCTGGCGACAATGGCATTCCCCTGGTGCGCTATCACATCGCTGATCACGGTGGAGTGATTGCCTTTGAGACAATGCTGCAACAACTGAGTCAGTGGGGGTTTGATCCTCGGACAGTCTTACAGGGGGATCGGGGCATCCATCCCCTGCCCTTTGTCTATGTTTTTGGGCGATCGCACTTTGCCATCTCTTACTTTGGTGCCAATCTTTATCCAGAGAATGTCACCGTAGGTTTGGAGCAACCGCCGATTCAAGACTGGGTGACGGGGAAATTTGTGATGCAGATCCGGGCGGATCAGGATCACAATCCCTGGCTATCCGTCGTGGTCGAGTTGGCACCGGGGGTGACGGCTTCTCCTGAGAAACAGCAGGCGATCGCGGTCTCCATTTGTAGCCAATTGCAACGGTTGAACAGCGAATTTGCCAACTACGTACCAGTCCCCTACCAGATGCCCCAGATCACCTTAACCGCCCTGGGAGACCCAGAGTATTTCCCGGCAGGGGTCAAGCATCGCTATACACGAGCTTAA
- a CDS encoding DUF58 domain-containing protein, whose translation MKLAASIAEWLETHWANPAYSGWLLLSLAIFFFGAATNTLAGWLYVLSGVIVGLLVLGAILPLRTLRALRIQRSPIAPVSAGEDLTLEVTLHNPTAHPKTLFQVQDRLPYVLGAPAQTVLEVLAPQGQYAWRYCQPTSRRGIYRWQTLELRTGSPLGLFWCRRSQAVPAMAVVYPTVLTLTHCPLVDELGQDISPQFFSRDRRSETTTEGITRSLRPYRWGDSTRLIHWRSSARKGELQVRELEVFTGGQELVIGLDSTATWEAEAFEQAVVAAASLYFYAHRHNLQTQLWTASTGLVAGNRPVLEALAAVNSQETSSGSALPRFPLVWLTPTTLQLATLPSGSRWVLWSAAAQPSPSPAKIDSEVPAAINPHYPGLIIRPDQSLQIQLQAPLHRTDYSSANLSTPEQDKPGQA comes from the coding sequence ATGAAGCTAGCAGCATCCATCGCGGAGTGGCTAGAAACCCATTGGGCCAACCCTGCCTACAGCGGTTGGCTACTGTTGAGTCTGGCGATCTTTTTCTTTGGTGCTGCTACGAACACCTTGGCGGGGTGGCTGTACGTGTTAAGTGGGGTGATCGTGGGTCTGTTGGTTCTGGGTGCTATCCTGCCCCTGCGGACGCTCCGAGCCTTACGCATCCAGCGATCGCCCATCGCCCCCGTCAGTGCTGGAGAAGACCTGACCCTGGAAGTCACCCTCCACAACCCCACCGCCCATCCCAAAACCTTATTCCAGGTGCAAGATCGGCTGCCCTATGTCCTGGGTGCACCGGCTCAAACCGTCTTGGAGGTGCTTGCTCCCCAGGGACAATACGCTTGGCGATATTGCCAACCCACCAGCCGAAGAGGTATCTACCGTTGGCAAACCCTGGAACTCCGAACCGGCTCTCCCCTGGGTTTGTTCTGGTGTCGGCGTTCCCAGGCAGTCCCAGCCATGGCGGTGGTCTACCCCACGGTGTTGACCTTGACCCACTGTCCCTTGGTGGACGAGCTGGGTCAGGATATCAGTCCCCAGTTTTTTAGCCGCGATCGCCGCTCTGAAACAACAACGGAAGGGATTACCCGTTCCCTGCGTCCCTACCGCTGGGGAGACTCCACCCGGCTGATTCATTGGCGCAGTAGTGCCCGCAAAGGGGAGTTGCAAGTGCGAGAACTGGAAGTATTTACCGGGGGACAAGAACTGGTCATTGGTTTGGATAGTACTGCTACCTGGGAGGCCGAGGCCTTTGAACAGGCGGTGGTTGCAGCGGCCTCTCTCTATTTCTATGCCCATCGCCACAACTTACAGACCCAACTCTGGACCGCTAGTACGGGTCTGGTGGCGGGCAATCGCCCGGTTCTGGAAGCCCTGGCAGCTGTGAATTCCCAAGAAACTAGCAGCGGGTCAGCTCTGCCCCGATTCCCCCTGGTATGGCTGACCCCAACGACCCTTCAGCTGGCAACCTTGCCTTCTGGGAGTCGGTGGGTGCTGTGGTCAGCTGCTGCTCAGCCCTCACCATCCCCTGCCAAAATAGATTCAGAGGTGCCTGCGGCGATTAACCCCCATTACCCAGGATTGATCATCAGACCCGATCAGTCCCTCCAGATTCAGTTGCAAGCCCCGCTACACCGCACAGACTATTCCTCTGCCAACCTTAGCACCCCGGAACAAGACAAGCCAGGGCAGGCGTGA